The sequence CTGCGCCTGGTGGCTCTGTGCGGTCTGCCGGTCGAATTCTCCGCGCCGTGGCAGCGGCTGCCGCTCACCGCTCCCGTTCCGGTCGCCGACGCGATCCGGCAGGACCGCCTGGTATGGATCGGAAGCCATGACGAAATGGCGCGCCGCTACCCGCGCACCGCGGCCGTCCTGCCCTACCGGTTCGCTCTCGCCGCGATCGCGTTGACCGGCGTGAGCCGGTGCTGGGGAGGCATCGTACTGATGTGGCCCGCCGGCCATCCGCGGGAGGCGTCCTCGCGTGAACGCGGGAACCTCACCGCCAGCGCACATCGCCTGGCGCGGCTGCTGGACGAATCGCCCCGGCCGCTCAGCCTGCCCGAACAGCCCCGCCTCTTCGCCGTCGGCAGGCCAAGCCATCCCGTCCAGACCGGTATGGCCGCCGCCGACTACCTCGAACGCCTGCCCGAGGGTGCCGTCGCCCTTGATCTGGAAGGCAGGATCACCTTCGTCAGCACCGCCGCCGCGCGGATGCTCGGGCGTGAACCGGAAGGGCTGCTCGGTACGCGGCCCTGGCAGGCGCTGCCGTGGCTGGACGATCCCGTGTACGAGGACCAGTACCGCACGGCGGTCATCAGCCGGGCGCCCGCCGCCTTCGACGTCCTCCGACCCCCCGACCAGTGGCTGACCTTCCGGATCCACCCGGACAGCAGCGGCATCAGCGTCCGCATCACCTCACGGGGAGAGCAGGCCGCTCCCTCGGCGGCGCCCGCCGGACCGCGAGCCTCGCAGGCCCCGACAGGGCGCCTTTACCAGTTGGTCCACCTCGCGGCCGCGCTCACCGAAACGGTCACCGTACGTGACCTCGTCGCGCTCGTGGCCGACCAGGTTCTGCCCGCCTTCGGCGCCCAGGGTCTGGTCCTCTCGGCCGTCGACGCCGGCCGGCTGATGATCACCGGGCACCACGGCTATCCCGCCGACGTCATGGAACGCCTGGACGCGCTGCCGTTCGACACCTCCCTCACCCCTGCCGGAGACGTCCTGGCCAGGGGCACCCCCGCCTTCTTCGCCAGCCGGGCCCAACTCGCGGACGCCTACCCCGAAGCGCCCCGGATGAGCGACAAGCAGGCCTGGGCCTTCCTGCCGCTGCTCATCACCGGCCGCCCCGTCGGCTGCTGCATCCTCTCCTACGACCGCCCGCACGCCTTCACCGCCGACGAGCGCGCGATCATGACCTCGCTGGCCGGCCTCTTGGCCCA is a genomic window of Streptomyces griseochromogenes containing:
- a CDS encoding SpoIIE family protein phosphatase, translated to MGISESPGRLSGDGGSLDDALGAGLTDVVRCTGASIGGLYLIEERRPVLRLVALCGLPVEFSAPWQRLPLTAPVPVADAIRQDRLVWIGSHDEMARRYPRTAAVLPYRFALAAIALTGVSRCWGGIVLMWPAGHPREASSRERGNLTASAHRLARLLDESPRPLSLPEQPRLFAVGRPSHPVQTGMAAADYLERLPEGAVALDLEGRITFVSTAAARMLGREPEGLLGTRPWQALPWLDDPVYEDQYRTAVISRAPAAFDVLRPPDQWLTFRIHPDSSGISVRITSRGEQAAPSAAPAGPRASQAPTGRLYQLVHLAAALTETVTVRDLVALVADQVLPAFGAQGLVLSAVDAGRLMITGHHGYPADVMERLDALPFDTSLTPAGDVLARGTPAFFASRAQLADAYPEAPRMSDKQAWAFLPLLITGRPVGCCILSYDRPHAFTADERAIMTSLAGLLAQALDRARLYDTQHRLVHELQRALLPRTLRTVPGLDVTALSLPAGHGVEVGGDFYDLLRLDDSTAAAVIGDVEGHSVASAALMGQVRTAIHAHASAGATPDLVLARTNQLLVDLDCELLVACLYAQVDLIGHRVTLASAGHVPPLLRVAPHHAHVLDVEPGPLLGIGAAVRYPVTAATLPDQAILALHTDGLVELPGSDVARATSALVGHLADADDRDLRRLADSLVRHAWPTGQHTDDITVLLLRAMRERT